Proteins co-encoded in one Octopus sinensis linkage group LG6, ASM634580v1, whole genome shotgun sequence genomic window:
- the LOC115213421 gene encoding N-alpha-acetyltransferase 20 translates to MTTIRPFTCSDLFKFNNVNLDPLTETYGLAFYMQYLAQWPEYFQVAESPSGEIMGYIMGKAEGRAENWHGHVTALSVSPEHRRLGLAAKLMHTLEEISERKKCFFVDLFVRVSNKVAVDMYNKLGYTVYRRVLEYYSGLDDEDAFDMRKALSRDKDKKSVIPLLHPVRPEELD, encoded by the coding sequence atgaCTACCATTCGTCCGTTTACTTGTTCGGATTTATTCAAGTTCAACAACGTCAATTTAGATCCACTTACCGAAACATATGGCCTGGCCTTCTATATGCAGTATTTAGCACAATGGCCCGAGTATTTTCAGGTTGCCGAATCACCCTCGGGCGAAATCATGGGTTACATCATGGGTAAAGCCGAAGGCAGAGCCGAGAACTGGCACGGACACGTTACAGCTCTGTCCGTTTCGCCCGAACACAGACGTCTCGGACTTGCTGCCAAACTTATGCACACACTGGAGGAGATTTCCGAACGTAAGAAGTGTTTCTTCGTCGACTTGTTTGTGCGAGTATCGAATAAAGTTGCCGTCGACATGTACAACAAATTGGGTTATACAGTCTATAGACGTGTACTGGAATATTACTCTGGACTGGACGACGAGGATGCGTTTGATATGCGGAAAGCTTTATCGAGAGACAAAGACAAAAAATCTGTGATACCCTTATTGCATCCGGTACGACCGGAGGAATTGGATTGA